From the genome of Toxoplasma gondii ME49 chromosome XII, whole genome shotgun sequence:
GTTTCTCGAGCTCTCATCCCCACCTGCAACTTGCGGAGAACTCAAAGCCGATGCATgctcgagagacgaagcgaaagaagaaggagatgaagaggaagacaaaaaCGGTGACGACGGAGGAGCAGCTCCAAAGGACTTCCGAGACTGAGGGATTGAAGGCCTTCttgacagagacgaagacgatgaAGGTGAGGGTGGAAGAAAgtcggagaaagaaggcaaggAGGACCGAAACGCGCGGCGTTTGCCGGTAACGACGACACGGtgggaggcgcgagagaatGAACAAGACGCGAATtctggaggaaagagaccTGGCAGTGTCCTCTGCAGACCTCCACATCCTTTCTGTCCCCAAGTCGAGTccaggaaagagagggagagaggagacagacgcggagTGAACCTCCTGAGACAAAGGGCAGGAGCCCCCACTgacgaagcggaagaagcgggagacggATCGaacgacaaagaggaaggaaaagtgacatcgagagaggaagacgatcCTGCCGGTGATGCAGAGCCTAAAGAGGTTGTCAACCTTGCAGGGGCGTCGAAATCGAACGGGAGAGACACCGCCCTcgacggggaagagaagccggaggaggagggaggCGCGAAGTACGAGGAGGAGTTGCGGAGCACCtgaagcgaagacgcagtgtgaaggaaagagaagagaagagagaagacaaccaAAGGAGAACCGAGAACAGCCCCCAAGCGGCGCCTTTGCTTGCGAGTCCGACAACGCAAAGACACAGAGCAACGAACGccgggagacgcagacaaacgaaaacccgaagaagagcgaaatgGAGTTGAAgaacatgaagaagaagaagaagagggagaagaagagggagaagaggaatcAGAGATGCGAGAAGAGGGGGGAAACGACTGGGGTGACGTGGAAGACGGAAACGAAGCGAGGAACGAAGACCGTCtccaaagaaaaaaacattcGCACGGAGAGGGAGCACGACATGGCGAATGGTCCGGTCGCGATGCatgcggagacgaggaaaacagcAAAAGCTGTTCCATTGGTGTCGTCAGCTTCTCCATTTGGAACTgtgaacaagagaaagaaatctCATTGAGAGGCTCGGAGGCTACTGCGCAGGGCCGCCGACCGGCCAGCGACTGCTGTGCGTTCGATCTGGAAACATTCGAGCTCTCAGACTGTCTAAAGAGGAATGTTTTCTCTGAAGACACTCTGTGAGCAACTACTTCCGTTActcgtctctccactccAGTAATTTGCTTGGCAGCCAAGAAGAGCTTCCAGTTGCATacgcatttgcatgcacacggACTTAACGGTCTCTGAGcaacgacgcatgcgcagagagaagtccAAAACTTAGACTGACGGCTAAACGTTTAGTAGAGAGAGACCTCCATTCTCAATgacatgcatgcgctgatGACGAGTCACCGGAACTCATTTCACTTCCCTGTATGTCTCTCTATATGAACATGTACGTAGATATCAATACAAGAATCtgtatgtttatatgtatctatgtattTTAGAGCTTCCAGGAGGTCGAGACACGGTGTGCCGATTTAAAAAGCAGaagttgcatgcagcagtgCAGTAGAAAGGCTTGGTCGAATCGCCGGACAACGCAGCGAGTTGGCGCGtatctccttctcgccgtctttctctgcttcttcccaATTTTTTCTCGGTCTGTCGCAAGTAGAGAAGCTGGAAGTAGCGTGCCGTTCTGACTTGTCTCGCTCTGAGGTCCACCGCAGTCTGCTGTCTCAGCCTGGGGGTTCTTCCAGGAAGGCAGAACTTGGAGCGACGCTCGCAAGTAGTCTGCACACAAAGCGGAAGTCAAGTCGCGAGGAGCGatgcagcagcagaaggagatagacagacacagaaggaggcagaaggagacaggctgTGGAGCTTTCTTTCCTCAGAGAAAATGTTtaaaaggagaaacgcggctgcatgcacgcaatGAGTCTCGGCGCAGAGACCCGCGCGAAAGGTCACTGTTTTTCGCAGAACGCCAGCTCAGTTTTTTCGctgagaaaggcgagacgcgaagcAAAGGCAGCGTGTGTCAAAGCGTTTGTGTTGTGGTGAAGTCACGTTTTCTCCCGAGGAAACAAGCAAAAATACGGCTCAaattcctcctctcctcgcggctctctgcGAGAGGCGCAGTCTGAGGCTTTGCCGAACAGGCGCACCTGCCTCATCGCAAGAAACGCCGTTGCCACCGGTacgattcttcttctcgcttcttcttccccactCTCCCTTCCGCttgtcctttcttcttctcttctcctcttctaGTCTCCTCCATAAGCGAGCCACCGCGGAAAACGAGATGCCTGCTGCACCTACCTGGGGAAGGCTTGCTCGCTCTTGTCAGCGTCACGAAAgagctcctctctcctgagTCATGTTGTCGGCGTATCAGTCTGCTTCTTCTAGGGAGGTTCTCCGCGCAAGAATTCTCGCAGGAGAgagctcctctctctgccttctggTCGACGCTTCAGTCCTCTATTTTGCAGGCCCTCCCTTCAAGAAaagtctgtctctctgtcgctcaAAGGCAAGGACACTGTGCGTCTCTTCACTGCATCTCCTAGCACGTTCAGTTATTCTTCTGAAGCAGCTCAAACGCGTGGACCCACCTCCGTTTTTCGCGTCATTTCGCTACAAATGCATCTATCCATACAACAACAgttgcatatacatacatatacatacatatacatacatatatgtacatacatatacatacatacatatatgtacatatatatatacatatacatacatatgtatatatatgtatatgcaaaTGGTTTTGTAGATATGCATTTCATGGATATTTCTTTGTCGCTAGGTAGGCACCAAGAGGCCGGAGGCCTGATCGACATTGGTGAAGGCAGGTGTCTTGTCCTGTTGTGTGTGAGGGGAGCGTCGATCCCCTTTTCTGTACATCTGACTggtccttcgcctctttgtcttttgGTCAGGAAAGGGACGTCAACAGGGACTGAGAGGCCTGCGACTGGAGACAAGCAGCGGCAcgccgaggagacgcgacagacaAAGGAAGTCTCTCAAAACGACCTCTGCTCGCGAGGCCGATCCGCGCATGGGCCGCGATGTGAGACTCAGCGCTCgcggaaaaacgaaaatgTTGGCGCATGCGCTCGACGCGCGTCCCGACGTCTCAAAAACGCGTCTTTTCGGGAGCTCGCGTCGGGTGTAGGTACACCTGAGGACGCAGGCGCGCGGCAGGgcgggagacggagagactccggaagaagagaaggcggagaaggaatGGATGCAGGGAAAGAGTCAAATAAGAAAGCAAGCGTTTTCTCGGGCAgagtcgaaggagagacaaaagaggaGCGGAGGCGCCTCGGAGCGCGTCCGCGCGTCGAAGCGAGGTCTTCTGCTCCCCCACAAGACGGGAGCCAAGCCCCAAGAGGAAAATCGTGTTTTCtgtcctgcttctcctctgtagTTCTCCCTGGagtcgcgtctcttctctctctattGCGcatctgttccttctctccgttcatcttttccttctctccgttcatCTTTTCTCGGGATCCGCCAGCTGTTTTAACGCGACCTTCTCTGTGCAGAACTCGCTGTGTTGCTGCTGGAACGATGGCGACGCCTCTGCTTTTGCGGCGCCACATTGGCAGTCTCCGTGggttcttcgcttttctgttgCTCCTTTCGCGTCCCCTCTCTGCCCCAGTTTCCGAtgccttttctccccttgATCCATCGCCCcggctcttctccgctgtcgcAGCGTCTTCTCCCGACCTCGAACAGTCGTGGCTGGGatctgccgcttcttctgactctctttcttcgtttctgtcttcacTGTCGTCCTTTTTCtatccttccttctcttcctctcagtCTCCCCTTCTGTCCACCACTGCGACATCTTCCCCTGCGTCCCCCCCCTGCGCCTTTTCCTCCTGTCCTCCACAGCCTCTCTCGTCAGCCTCGGACACCGGCGATACCGGCGCGAATATGTCTGTGCCTTGGTCGCTCTTCGCTTCATGTCCTCGCTTGATGTCCCCTGTGAATGCCTccgacttctcttctttgttttcgtcGCATTTGCCTGAAACACGCGAGCCCCCGACGCCTCCACAGGCTTcggcctctgctgcttctccagatCACTCGGTTGTCGACCGAATcacagcttttttctcgcctcgtgagcgcgtctcttttccgcTCCACGGTGTCGCCAGCTGGTCCTTTTTCAgtctcttcgcgcttctACGCAACTTGCTTGCCCTCGCAGCTTCCACCATTCTGCTCCTTTCCAGAGCGAcgcttgctctctctcttcctctgctctctctcctcggaTCTCTCCCTcactgcttcgtctctctgttctcctcgctttccctcGGCGCCATCGTGACGCTCGCCGCAACTGCAGGCTTCCTCACTTGGTGTTGCCTGGATCTGACCAACATGTCGAGAGTCAATCTCTACTTTTCCGGAGCCTTCATGGGCGCCACACTGCAGCAGTAAGTCTTGCTCGCCAGCTGCTCACCTGCCTGAACGGAGTTGATCCCTTCTTCCCTACCGTGGCAGAGATGTCGGCTAAAGCTTCGTGAATGCCTTTTCGCGTGAGACTTCAGTTTGTGCGTTTCTGAGGTTCTGTCGCGATCTTCCGTCCTGAGTCTTGAGACTCTGTCTTATGCATGCTGCTGTTTCGCCACGATACTCCTCCGGATATGGTGCACGAAGGCAGCGCGGCGGTGGatctctgctctcgctgaaatcgcggagacaccgacgCTGCAGGTTCGAGCCTCTTCACCCGCCTACAGACTCTGTCATGTCTCCGCCGGCCCCCGAGCGAAAGACGCGTCGCCGGAGCTGTGCGGGAGATCCAGAGCTCGATTCTTGCGCCGCGCGCGTAGACACTACGAAGCAGTGGAAGCAGCCTATGCTAACCAagttctgctgcttctctgtctgttgaGAGCGACTTCGTCGACTTGCTGGAAACCAGGCGGAAGCGCCAGAGTGTGTTTCCACGGGTGCTTTCTTGCCGGCGACATTTGAAGTTGGACAAGTCGAGTTGAGGATTTGCCCGTCGTTCgctcttttgtttttttctcgctcttcgcctggtcgcctctctgccgcggctctgtgcgtctctccctcctctggTTCGAAGGCCGAACGCTGGACTGGCTCTCCAGGGCGTTGTGTTCCCCTGAAGGCGAATTCGAGTACACAGCAGCAGACACACACTGCCACTGGACCGTAGACTCGGCaggctctgtctctcttctctctctgtcgccgtcgTTCCAgattctgtgttttctctcactTCTTGTATGTTCTGTGCGtccggctgtctctgcaggtgcGAGTTTGCTCGGCGCTCCTATCGTCCGCCTTTCTAcgttttctccactctcctACAACATTTCGTTCTCTATCTAAGCGTCTTGCCGCGAGCGCGACACCCGGCGGCTGCGTCCGACGCGCCTGAGAATCCGAAAGCCTCGAAGAgcgccttctctttgcttGCACTGCTGCGGCTTCTTGCCGGTGTCTGCACAGCTCTCCGCCAGCTTCTTTCGCCTGCCGGTCGGTCTCGCGTATCACTGTTCTTTCAGTCTCCACATCTCCCCAAAGACACCGAGGCATCTCTTgcatcttccttctcgtcctctccgccttttgcttcctcttcgccttttgcttcctctccaccgttctcgcgcgtttctcgtttgttgtcggcgtctccgcttcttcgcagctgggtcttttcgtcttttttccggAGGGTCTCTGCGCGCCTGgctgctctctgcatgcgcctgcaTCTGTTTGTCAACCTCCCCCAGCGCCCCGCCTTGACTGCGCACcgacagctgctgcagcatCCCGGCTCTGGTGCAGTGTCTTCAGTCGACTGGCTTTTTCTGCCGAGTTTCTCCATGGCGGCGCATGCCAGAAGGGTGGCTCGCCAGGAGAGGCGGCTGCACGCAGCGACTGCCCCCAGCCTGCGCCTGTCCTCTCGAGGACGCAGCAGCCGCGACAGCGCGGAGCGTTCGTTTGCAGAAGACGGGCAGAGTTTCGGCGCGAGAGgcaaagcagcagagagggtCGGAGGCCGCGCATGTGAAGCGCGAGAGGCGGCGCATGGCCCGGAGAGATACGAGGCGGTCTCCCACAGTTCGGAGAGCCGCGCAGAGACGCTGTACTCGCAGCCGCGCGCGCAGATGCCGTCTGGAGACAAATCGAGGCTGGTTCCGCTGCAACAAGCAGGGAAGGAGGAGCCTGCctcgtcgctgcatgcagcgcttgGACGAGAAGGCCTGGCGCGCGGGGGCAGTGAGGGTGGGGCCGAgcgacgcgaagaaaaggggagaaacgacTACAGAGACGATCCGCACAGTCCGCATCTGTTCTTCCGAGGCCTCATCTTTGTTGTGGGAGACGAGTTCCTGACAGGCCTCGGGGGCGCGCAGACAAGCTGGCGTCTTTCGACGCAGGCGAAGCAAGCCGGAACAGACTCGAGTgaaagagagagtgaaagagagagagaaggagagagagaaggaggaccCGAACGAGAGAGGGGCATAGATCGGACAGgtgagcgaggagacgagcgCGAAAGAGCCGGAGAGAAGGGATGCTGGAGCAGACAGACGGAGGAggcttctcgtctccgaggaaaaagtgagagagaggagaaggagaaggaccTGTTTCTTAACGCGCCTTGCTCTGTACAGACGGCCTCGATCGTCGACGCAGCGGCGCGCGCGGGATTCATCTGCTGTGTCGTTCGCCTCAGCTCGCATCGCGCGGGCACTGCGAAGGCCCTCCAGGCCTTTCTGGGCAAccaggaaaggcgaagaagagacgcaaaggaaaggagacagcaccGCGGATGCTACAGCCGAAACGAGAAGAGTGACACccgcgagcgaagaaacggTTGTGTCGACCTTGGAAGCGCGGCGACCAGCGGCGGCGACTTGAGTTGCGCAGCCAAGGCGTTTCCGccaagcgaagaagaacgaggagaagccgACGAGCTGCTTTTACCTCCTTTGTCAATGTGTGGCGCGGGCGCGTTAGTCGAGGATCCAGTTGAAGAGTTGCGGGTGAGAAAAGCGTTGTGagccttcgtctgtctcctctcttgcgtATTTCTCGGCAACGCCTCTGTCGGggagtctccttcttcgcgcgttcttctgtttgtctcAGCTCCCCTCGGATGGGACAGCGACgggccttcctctctctacACTGTTTCGAAGAGTCTCGGAGCCCTCATGGATAGGCGCGTTGTGCCTGAAGCGTCCGTGGACGCGACGAACGTCgacgcctgcatgcacttaGACTCCACATCCTATTTTCCTGCATCAGAAAAACGTTTGAGAGGTGTACATGCGAGGACGAGAGTCAGACGGTATCTCTACGGAGCGTGGTGCAGATAGACGTGAGACACCACGGACGCCTAGTGTATAtgacgcgagagagacccCACCAGCAGTTCGTCCGTTCAACGACGCTATGTCAAAAAACGGTCAACATGCAAGTAATACATCTGGACTGATGTAGAGGGAGAGGATCCAACGTCGACGTACAGAGTTATGTTTGGGTATCTAGATGTCGGCTGTTTGCCGGTGGAGAATGGCGTTCGATTCCCGCATATTACCACCTACTATGTTTTGTGTTCCTGCTGCGCTTCTCCCCAGCTCGTCATCTCTTACGTCCATTCCCTCTGTCCTTCGTTGCCGATGGCGGCCATCGGACTGTCTCTCGGCGGCAACACTCTGTtgcgcctcctgtctccgttgtctgcGCCGGAGCCTCCGTTTTCGCCTCCCGGCGCCCTCGCTCAGCAGGCCGCTGCCGCGACTTCAGCATCTGTCTCCACGCGCCCCAGCGGGTATCTGACACTCGGACGACCGCAGGCTCCAGTCCAGGGAGTGTATCTCCAGCCAACGCTCCTCCCACCCGCCTGCTGTTCCTGCTGCGACGGCGACGCGCCTTTCCCTTGCGCGACGACGCTCGCGCGCGTGCAGCGGGCGGCGGCGAGGCGCGCCAGGGCCCCGTGCGCTCAGGCGGAGACGGAGCGGAGGCGTAGGCCTCTGGACACAGGCGACGGAGCCGGAGGACCGCATGTCTCGACGCAGGAGACTCGCGGCCTCAGGGAGACTCCACCGAACCCAAAGAACCGGGAAGGCAagcaaaaagaagacgaaaaaggatgTGTGGCGTCGGCGAGGGGCGGCCTTGGTCCAGGCGCGTTTGGGGGCTCCaaggagacgcatgcaggtgcTTTGTTATCCAGCTTCGAAGCGCCGACCGCGACTCGGTCCCGGTCTTTATCTGCGGAGTTAGGGTGTCCTGAGGCGCCTCGGTGCGTGCAAGGGAATGCACGTGATGAGCGCGAAGATGCcgtgaagacgcagagacgcttgGCGGAAGAGGTCTCTTTGGACGCTTGCGAGCCGAAGccgggagagggagaacagccggagtccttcgtctcctttgtcgCGGGAGGCGGTCAGGCGGAACTTCCAACCGCTGCGGGAGAACCAGATGATGATGCGCTGCAGGGCGATCACGGGCCATGTCACGGTGGTGTGTCTCTAagcgacgacgcagacgcctctGGGGAACCTACAGGCCGGCCGCTCCGAGGGCGAGGAGTCTCGAATGCGATCGGAGGTTGTTTTCGTCGGGAAAGATGGCCTCCTCTCGAAGGGGATTCAACCACAGGTTCAGGCGAAAAAGCTCCCttgagagaaggacgaagtgCGACTGGTGCGTCTTTGGCCTCAGAGCCGCAGCCAGGCTCCGGACCTCGCCCTCCGTCACCACTCGCCGAAACATCTGCCCAAACGCGAGATGAGTTCTTCAAGAGCAGAAGCGACAAGGTCGTGGAGTCGGAGGATCGCGCTGGGAGGCGAACCAAGCGAGACGAGCGACGCGGTGTCGGCGCAGCACCGTGTATGCGAGGGACGGCGGGGCTCCCGTTTCCGCGGGTCTTGCCGTCGAGCGCTGCGCTCGTCTTGCCGgcggcgcctgtctctccggccCGGCGGAGACTCGAGACCGACGGGAGAGGcggaaacgggagagaagcgagggaggacAGGGCGAAAGCTGGAGCCGAAGTCCGCCGTGGTGCTTCCGCgacctctctgtctatatcGGCGACGGGCGCTGCGGCGCTCAGCTATCTGGGGGGTTTGTGgagcttcgcctcctccggcCGGACTGTGCAGAGGCCCGAGCAGCGACCGGAtgtctcctcggcctcgATGTCCAGGACGTCCCTCTGGTCGGAGATAGGAGCCGAAGAGGCTGGCGGCGCCGGTCGCGAGCCTGCGGAGGCCGCTTCGTCCAGTTCCGCCTTGGGGACTGTCTTCCCGCCTCCGGGCTCCGGACACAGACACCCTGGGCGGACCGCCTCCGCGCAGgccccgctgtctctggatgtgcatgcaggcgaggTTCGCGGCGACTCGGGGCGAGGTGTCTCAGTCCCCGTCGCCTCGATCCTCAGTGCCGTCGTCTGTGTGGGGCCTTTCCTCGAAATGCACAGATGCAACGAGCGACGGAATGCTTCTTTCGCGGGGCTCTTCGACTGGCTATCGCTGACCGGTCTCGCGACGGACGGCATCGTCTCCTGGCTGCACGGCCTTGTAACGTTTCTGTCCAGCTTCTTCGAACGGGGTGCCACGGAGGGATCCCCAAGCCCGGCGACTTCGAGGAAGCGCGGAGAAGCGAGTGGCGAAGGTCCCGACGATGACGTTCTCTACGCGGATCCAGAggctttgttttctttccccGTATCtgggtcttctctccctcctccaaATATCACTGGCGAGACCAAGGCAACGTTTGCGAGTTCCTCCCAGAGCGTCGGCAACGCGTCTACTTCTGCCCGTGGGCGGGTAcaggaacaagaaggagacacgctCTCCCGTCGCTCGGTCGGAGATGCCCCCCGAACGCGCAGTCTCATGGCCCTTCCACCATCTCTCCCCGCGCACTTCTGCTGTCCCTGCGCCCTCCAGCGGTGGCTCGCCGCCTACGCCGaggcgctcttcttcgagggCGCCCCCTGGGGCTGGGGCCCTGGTGAGGTGCGCCCCGCGCGAGCGTCGGGCCCCAagcgtggagacagaggagacagcgggagCGCGCGCCAGCCGCTCTTGGCGTGCCAGAGTAGCTTCGAGGTCGATTGCTGGCTGGCGGAAAATGCGCTGCGTCTCGACAGAGTCGAGCTGCTTTCACCCTACACGCGGGCCCCCGGCTGCGGCCGGACGAGGCGGCGGCCGGCGCGCTCGTGCCCCCGACCCCGCGCCGGCGCGCTCCGGAGCCCAACTAGCTGTGCGGAGGCGGAGCACGTGGGGGAGGCAGAGGGAGCGCGGCGCGGGCCGCGAGACACGGCGGCGGACTCGGAGAGCGAGGGCGAAGCAGCTGAGAAATGGTGGGAAGGCCGCGAAG
Proteins encoded in this window:
- a CDS encoding hypothetical protein (encoded by transcript TGME49_247290~Predicted trans-membrane domain (TMHMM2.0):336-359:365-388), which gives rise to MDAGKESNKKASVFSGRVEGETKEERRRLGARPRVEARSSAPPQDGSQAPRGKSCFLSCFSSVVLPGVASLLSLLRICSFSPFIFSFSPFIFSRDPPAVLTRPSLCRTRCVAAGTMATPLLLRRHIGSLRGFFAFLLLLSRPLSAPVSDAFSPLDPSPRLFSAVAASSPDLEQSWLGSAASSDSLSSFLSSLSSFFYPSFSSSQSPLLSTTATSSPASPPCAFSSCPPQPLSSASDTGDTGANMSVPWSLFASCPRLMSPVNASDFSSLFSSHLPETREPPTPPQASASAASPDHSVVDRITAFFSPRERVSFPLHGVASWSFFSLFALLRNLLALAASTILLLSRATLALSLPLLSLLGSLPHCFVSLFSSLSLGAIVTLAATAGFLTWCCLDLTNMSRVNLYFSGAFMGATLQQCEFARRSYRPPFYVFSTLLQHFVLYLSVLPRARHPAAASDAPENPKASKSAFSLLALLRLLAGVCTALRQLLSPAGRSRVSLFFQSPHLPKDTEASLASSFSSSPPFASSSPFASSPPFSRVSRLLSASPLLRSWVFSSFFRRVSARLAALCMRLHLFVNLPQRPALTAHRQLLQHPGSGAVSSVDWLFLPSFSMAAHARRVARQERRLHAATAPSLRLSSRGRSSRDSAERSFAEDGQSFGARGKAAERVGGRACEAREAAHGPERYEAVSHSSESRAETLYSQPRAQMPSGDKSRLVPLQQAGKEEPASSLHAALGREGLARGGSEGGAERREEKGRNDYRDDPHSPHLFFRGLIFVVGDEFLTGLGGAQTSWRLSTQAKQAGTDSSERESEREREGEREGGPERERGIDRTGERGDERERAGEKGCWSRQTEEASRLRGKSEREEKEKDLFLNAPCSVQTASIVDAAARAGFICCVVRLSSHRAGTAKALQAFLGNQERRRRDAKERRQHRGCYSRNEKSDTRERRNGCVDLGSAATSGGDLSCAAKAFPPSEEERGEADELLLPPLSMCGAGALVEDPVEELRLVISYVHSLCPSLPMAAIGLSLGGNTLLRLLSPLSAPEPPFSPPGALAQQAAAATSASVSTRPSGYLTLGRPQAPVQGVYLQPTLLPPACCSCCDGDAPFPCATTLARVQRAAARRARAPCAQAETERRRRPLDTGDGAGGPHVSTQETRGLRETPPNPKNREGKQKEDEKGCVASARGGLGPGAFGGSKETHAGALLSSFEAPTATRSRSLSAELGCPEAPRCVQGNARDEREDAVKTQRRLAEEVSLDACEPKPGEGEQPESFVSFVAGGGQAELPTAAGEPDDDALQGDHGPCHGGVSLSDDADASGEPTGRPLRGRGVSNAIGGCFRRERWPPLEGDSTTGSGEKAPLREGRSATGASLASEPQPGSGPRPPSPLAETSAQTRDEFFKSRSDKVVESEDRAGRRTKRDERRGVGAAPCMRGTAGLPFPRVLPSSAALVLPAAPVSPARRRLETDGRGGNGREAREDRAKAGAEVRRGASATSLSISATGAAALSYLGGLWSFASSGRTVQRPEQRPDVSSASMSRTSLWSEIGAEEAGGAGREPAEAASSSSALGTVFPPPGSGHRHPGRTASAQAPLSLDVHAGEVRGDSGRGVSVPVASILSAVVCVGPFLEMHRCNERRNASFAGLFDWLSLTGLATDGIVSWLHGLVTFLSSFFERGATEGSPSPATSRKRGEASGEGPDDDVLYADPEALFSFPVSGSSLPPPNITGETKATFASSSQSVGNASTSARGRVQEQEGDTLSRRSVGDAPRTRSLMALPPSLPAHFCCPCALQRWLAAYAEALFFEGAPWGWGPGEVRPARASGPKRGDRGDSGSARQPLLACQSSFEVDCWLAENALRLDRVELLSPYTRAPGCGRTRRRPARSCPRPRAGALRSPTSCAEAEHVGEAEGARRGPRDTAADSESEGEAAEKWWEGREVHRKQGVYWRLSRRYPGGVSEFYEDWSVGGARLDNVPVPTLIFMSMDDPISDFGAVDLFACCRNANVAFAITQTGSHCTHLAGSRPRVWFARAAVEFLTKALTSCTWPLPSARHGSQSEATG